The following nucleotide sequence is from Falsibacillus albus.
GCTCAAAAGGTGATCGAAGAAATCTACCGCAGACTTGGCTATGAGGAAGTGCAGGTATAACATGAACGACAAAAAGTCCGGAGCCAAATTCAAAAAAGTGAAGGCAAATGATATGAAGATCGATGAGATTGTCGGTGGTGTCATTCAAGGTGATCGATCACTTTTAGCAAGGGCAATCACCTTGATCGAAAGCAATGCACCGCACCATTTTGAACGAGCCCAGGAAATGTTGAACAACTTACTGCCCCACGCAGGGAAATCCATTCGCATTGGCATTACTGGTGTTCCGGGAGCGGGGAAAAGCACATTCATAGAAGCTTTTGGACAAATGCTATGTGAAAAAGGGCATCGTGTCGCGGTATTGGCGGTTGATCCGAGTTCTACCATGACAGGAGGAAGCATCCTGGGAGATAAAACAAGGATGGAGAACCTTGTCAAGCACCCCAATGCTTTTGTCAGGCCATCTCCTTCCGGTGGCACCCTTGGCGGCGTCCACCGCAAAACGCGTGAAACGATTGCTCTCTGTGAAGCTGCAGGGTATGATGTCATCCTTATTGAAACAGTCGGTGTCGGTCAAAGCGAAGTCATCGTAAGGGGCATGGTCGATTTCTTCATGCTGCTTGTCTTGACGGGGGCAGGTGATGAGCTTCAAGGGATGAAAAAAGGAATCATGGAACTGGCAGATGCAATTGTTGTCAATAAAGCAGATGGAGATAATCTCAGCAGGGCATTGAAAACAAAGTCTGAATATAATCAAATCCTTCATTTTTTGCAGCCCGCCACAAAAGGCTGGGAGACAGAGGCATATACATGTTCATCGCTACAAGGTGATGGCATCGAAGATATGTGGAACGTCATTGGCAAATTCGTCACGGAAACAACGAAGAGCGGGGGCTTTCAAACCCGAAGGAAAACTCAGGCGAGGGAATGGCTGAATTCATCGATTGCAGATCAGTTGCATCAGCATTTTCTGCAGAATCAAGCCGTAAAAGATATTTTGCCGCAGATCATGGAAGATGTGATGGAAGAGAAACGAACTGTTTCAAGTGCGGTCGAATTGTTATTTGCTAAATATACTGGACGAGGGTTTTAGACCAAAAAAAAGGGATAGCGTGTTGCCGCTATCCGAGACATCTAGGGAGTTTAGGGGTATGGATCTAGATGTATTATTATTGTACCCGCATGAATTGGAATTAAACCCATTTACTATAAAAAAATTAAAAAATCGAATATAATGGTTGGAGAGCTGCCTGACTTGTTATGATGATGGGGCAGCAAGGATTTTTCAGAAGGAGCGATTCACATGGATTTCAATTTATTTATGAATGATGTTGTCAGACAAGCGCGCCAGGAAATGGAAACCGCCGGCTATACACAGCTGAAAACTGCCGAGGATGTAGAAGAGGCATTCGCCAAAGAAGGCACAACCCTCGTCATGATTAACTCAGTATGCGGATGTGCAGGCGGGATTGCACGCCCTGCCGCAGCAAATGCCATTCACTTTGATAAGCGTCCTGACAACCTGGTGACGGTCTTTGCCGGACAAGATAAAGAAGCTACAGCAAAAGCGAGAAGCTTTTTTGTCAATTATCCGCCTTCATCACCATCCTTTGCACTCATGAAAGACGGCAAGCTTTGCACGATGGTGGAACGCCATGAAATCGAAGGACATGATCCGATGTCCGTCGTAAATAAGCTTCAGCAATATTTTGATGAATATTGTGAAGAAGTTTAATCGGTTGCTTTAAAGCCTTCAGGCTCCCTTGGGGAGTTTGGAGGTTTTTTTGGATTTTTCCAGTGAAGGGAACCAGATTGCTATTCTGATGCCCATCAATGTGGATTTTTTTTGTGAAGGGAACCAGATTCCGATTCTGATGCCCGTCAACGTGGATTTTTCCAGTGAAGGGAATCAGATTGCGAATCAGCTGCCCGTCAACGTGGATTTTTCCAGTGAAGGGAATCAGATTGCGAATCAGATGCCCGTCAATATGGATTTTCTTTGTGAAGGGAATCAGATTGCGAATCAGATGCCCGTCAACGTGGATTTTTCCAGTGAAGGGAATCANNNNNNNNNNCCGAATCAGGTGCCCGTCAATATGGATTTTTCCTGTATAGGGAATCAGATTGCGAATCAGCTTCCCGTCAATGTGTTTTTTCCAATGAAGGGAATCAGATTGAGAATCAGGTGCCCGTCAAAATGAATTCACTCTGTGAAGGGA
It contains:
- the meaB gene encoding methylmalonyl Co-A mutase-associated GTPase MeaB translates to MNDKKSGAKFKKVKANDMKIDEIVGGVIQGDRSLLARAITLIESNAPHHFERAQEMLNNLLPHAGKSIRIGITGVPGAGKSTFIEAFGQMLCEKGHRVAVLAVDPSSTMTGGSILGDKTRMENLVKHPNAFVRPSPSGGTLGGVHRKTRETIALCEAAGYDVILIETVGVGQSEVIVRGMVDFFMLLVLTGAGDELQGMKKGIMELADAIVVNKADGDNLSRALKTKSEYNQILHFLQPATKGWETEAYTCSSLQGDGIEDMWNVIGKFVTETTKSGGFQTRRKTQAREWLNSSIADQLHQHFLQNQAVKDILPQIMEDVMEEKRTVSSAVELLFAKYTGRGF
- a CDS encoding BrxA/BrxB family bacilliredoxin produces the protein MHMDFNLFMNDVVRQARQEMETAGYTQLKTAEDVEEAFAKEGTTLVMINSVCGCAGGIARPAAANAIHFDKRPDNLVTVFAGQDKEATAKARSFFVNYPPSSPSFALMKDGKLCTMVERHEIEGHDPMSVVNKLQQYFDEYCEEV